TGGGCAGGCTCGCCCGTCCAAAGTTCAATAGTGAGCGGGTTGGTTATAGCCGCGTAAACCTCTTCGGGAGTGGCGGGTATGGTGTAATATTTTTTAAAATCTTTCACGGGCGCAAGTTAGCGTTAATCCGGCTATTTTACCACCGGGCCAAGCGGTAAAACAACACGACCATATACCTCGTTCAGCACCTGGGCAATACCTGTGTAAATTGCGGATGCGCCGCAGATAATACCTTCGTAGCCTGCAATGTGCTTAATAGTTTCGTTACCCGTAGCATCGCCCCAAACTAACAACCCGAATAGTATAACTAACGAGCCGAACACAAACTGCAGCGCCTTGCTTAACCTTAAGGTGCCAAAAAACAGGAATAACGTAAACAATCCCCACATCGCTAAAAAAGCTACTAATGCATCATTGGATGTTTTTTCGGCGAGGCCCAGCTTGGGCAGAAAGTTCATGGCCACAAATGTTAGCCAAAACATGCCGTATGAGGTAAATGCGGTTAAGCCAAAGGTATTATTCTTTTTTGCCTCTATAATACCGGCAATTACTTGCGCGGTTCCGCCATAAAATATGCCCATGGCAAGTATCATGGCATTGATCTCAAAAAAGCCGGCATTGTGCACATTAAGCAAAATGGTTGTCATACCGAAGGCGCATAAACCTAGCGGCGCAGGGTTAGCCGTGCTCTCAACCATTGAAATGGGAGTGGTTGTGCTCATAATTTTAGATGAATTAAAAGGTAAATAATTGGATGCGTGCAATGTATGCTTAAAAATGAATTAAGCAAAATTTTTTAAACTCCCGTGGTATTTCAATGTTGTAACACTATATATGCAGAAACTCGTTTTGCTTCGCCACGGCGAAAGCGTATTTAACCAGGAGGGCAGGTTTACCGGCTGGACAGACGTTGATCTGTCTGAAGAAGGGTTCGCACAAGCCAAGCGTGCCGGGCAGCTACTGGCCAAGCATGGCTATAATTTTGATGCGGGGTTTACGTCGGTTTTAAAACGGTCAATAAAAACGCTTCACATCGTGCTTGAAGAACTGGATCATTTATGGATACCGGTAACCAAGTCTTGGCGGTTAAATGAACGTTTTTACGGTGCCTTGCAAGGGCTTAATAAGCAGGAAACCATTGAGAAGTACGGAGAGGAGCAAGTGCATAAATGGCGCCGCGACCCTAATGAACATCCACCTGCCATAACCAAAGATGATGACCGCTACCCGGGCAAGGATGTACGTTACAAAAACCTGACCGGTCGCGAGTTGCCCTTAACTGAAAACTTGAGTGAAACAATGGAACGTGTGTTACCGTTTTGGGGTGAGGTAATTGTGCATGCAATGCGCGAGAGTAAACAGGTGATCATCTGCGCGCATGGTAACAGTTTACGTGCTTTAATTAAGTATATTGATTTAATGAGCGATGAGGAGGTAACCGATCTGGAAATACCCACAGCCACCCCCTGGGTTTATGAGTTGGATGAAGAGTTAAACCGCATCAGGCATTACTATCTCGAATAACTGACTGGCTTACCGCACATGGAAAATTACGTTATGGTGTAAATAGGCTTTAGATATATTTTTTATCTTTGCCGATTGACAATGAACAGGAAAGTAGCGTTTTATACACTGGGCTGTAAGCTTAATTATTCTGAAACTTCGAGTATCGGTCGTTTATTTAACGATGCCGGTTACAGCACCGTTGATTTTACCGATGCGCCGGATGTATATGTGATAAACACATGCTCGGTTACCGAGAACGCTGATAAAAAATGTAAGAAGATAGTCAAAGAGGCTTTAAAGGTATCGCCTAACGCTTACATTACTATTGTTGGTTGCTATGCGCAGCTTAAGCCCAAAGAAATAGCCGAAATTCCGGGTGTGGACATGGTGCTTGGCGCGGCCGAGAAATTCCAAATCATTGATCACATAACAGACCTTACCAAGCAGCCAAAAACGTTGGTATATAATCAGCCCGTTTCTGAAGCGAACGAGTTTGTTCCGGCATATTCATTTGGAGATCGTACCCGTACGTTTTTAAAAGTTCAGGACGGTTGCGATTATTCATGCACATTCTGTACTATACCATTAGCGCGCGGCGCCAGCCGTAGCGACACTATTGAGAATGTATTAAAACAAGCCCGTAAAATAGCGGAGTCCGGCGTTAAGGAAATTGTACTTACAGGTGTTAACCTGGGCGATTTCGGCATTCGTAACGGCCAGCGCGAAGATAAATTCTTTGACCTGGTTAAAGCATTGGATGAGGTTGAAAGTATTGACAGGATACGTATTTCATCTATCGAACCTAACTTACTTACCGACGAAATTATTGAGTTTGTGGCTACCTCCAAAAGGTTTGTACCGCATTTTCATATCCCGCTGCAATCAGGCTCTGATAAAATCCTGGGATTGATGCGCCGCCGTTATAAGCAAGCTTTATACGCTGATAGGGTAGCTAAAATAAAAGCTGTAATGCCCGACTGCTGCATTGGGGTAGATGTGATTGTGGGTTTCCCGGGCGAAACCCGCGAGGACTTTATAGATACCTATAACTTTTTAAATGGTATGGATATTTCATACCTCCATGTGTTTACTTACTCTGAGCGTGAAAATACACTCGCTGCCGAGATGCAGGGCGCTGTACCCGGCTCAACCCGTGCCGATAGGAGCAAAATGCTGCACATATTGTCTGACAAAAAACGCCGTGCATTTTACGAAGGGCAGTTGAACAAAATCGAAGAGGTGTTATTTGAAGGCGACATTAAAGACGGTTTAATGCATGGCTTTACCCGTAACTATGTTAAGGTAAAGGCTAAATATGATCCGGTTTTAGTTAACGAGCTTAAAACGGTGCAATTAACAAATATATCACCGGATGGTGATGTAGAAATTACAGAAGCGGTTGAGGTATTAGTGCATTAAAAGCATATATTCGTCCTCAAAATACTGCTTATGTTTCCTACCATATCCGAGCTGATACACTATCTCACCGGGTTAAACGTACCGCCATTACCCATACAAACTTTTGGATTTTTTGTAGCCATAGCTTTTATGGCGGCTTATTGGGCTTTTGTACAGGAATTTAAACGCCGCGAAAAGCTTGGCGAGATTCATCCGATTGAAAAAACAATTACTGTTGGCGAACCCCTGTCAACAGCAGAAATAATAGGCAACGGTATTTTTGGTTTTGTTATCGGCTTTAAAGTGCTTGAAGCCATACTGCATTATCAGGATCTGATAAGCGATACGCAAAGCTTTTTACTATCCGCCCGGGGTAATTTATTAGGCGGTATTGTGTTAGCCGCGGTGTTTATCTATTGGGCTTACGCCGAAAATAAAAAGCAACGCCTGCCGCAGCCCGTGCAAAAACGTGTTTTGGTTCATCCGCACGAATTGATGGGCAACATATTGTTATGGGCAGCGGTTTTTGGTTTTGCCGGGGCAAAGCTTTTTAACGCGCTTGAGAATTGGGATGCCTTTACGGCTGATCCGGTTGGAATGCTGATCGGTACCAGCGGATTAACCTTTTATGGTGGATTAATATGTGGTGGTGCTGCTGTATTATACATAGCTAAAAAAAACGGAATTAAACCACTCACTATGCTTGATATTGGCGGACCGGGAATGATGCTGTCATACGCGGTAGGCCGTATCGGCTGTCAGATGGCAGGCGATGGCGATTGGGGCATTGTAAACCTTGCACCAAAACCTGGATGGCTAAGCTGGGCGCCCGATTGGATGTGGGCGTTTAAATATCCGCACAACGTAAATGCCGAAGGCGTGCCTATTGCCGGTTGCCTGGGTAAGTATTGTAATGAATTACCGCAGCCGGTTTTCCCTACGCCGTTTTACGAGGTTGTGGTTTGCCTGGTACTGTTCTTAATTATTTGGACCATTCGCAATAAGGTTACAAAACCGGGTGCATTGTTCGGTATTTACCTGATACTGGCAGGTATTGAGCGTTTCTTTGTCGAGCTGATCCGTGTGAATACCAAGTATCATTTATTTGGTATATCATTCACCCAGGCTGAGATGATCTCACTATTTATGGTAATTGCCGGAGTGATATTATTAGCACGAAGCGATAACAAAAGAACAAACCCGACGCCTGCAATTTAACCGTTATTAAGAATAGAATTTATGAATCTACAGGAAGTTGTGCTAAGTATTGTCGAGCTGGCTAAACAGGTTGGTGATTTCATCCGCCAGGAAAGAAAAACCTTTAGTACGGATAAGATAGAATATAAGGGACTGAATGACCTGGTATCGTATGTTGATAAAACCGCAGAGCAGCAACTGGTTGCCGGGCTTGAAAAGATATTGCCGGTAGCAGGTTTTATTACCGAAGAAAAAACAAGCACCAAAATTGGGCATGTATATAACTGGATCATCGATCCGCTGGATGGTACTACCAACTTTATACATGGCTTGCCGACCTTCTCAATCAGTATAGCACTTAAAGAATACGATGAATTGGTGGTGGGTGTAATATACGAGGTAAACCTTGATGAGTGTTTTTATGCCTGGAAAGGTGCGCCTGCGTACCTGAATGGTAACGAGATAAAGGTAAGTAATGCGCCTACACTTGAGCATAGCTTGCTGGCCACGGGTTTTCCTTATTACGATTTTGGCAAGCAGGAGCAGTACATGAAATTGTTTGCCGAACTGATGCGCAGTTGCCACGGCTTACGCCGTATTGGTTCAGCCGCGGTTGACCTGGCTTATACAGCTTGTGGCCGCTTTGAAGGCTTTTACGAATACAATCTAAACGCATGGGATATTGCAGCAGGTATTGTAATAGTAAAACAAGCTGGCGGACAGGTGGTAAATTTTAAAGGTGGTGATGAAGTTATTGAAACACGGGAATTATTAGCCACTAATGGTAATATTACCGGGGAGATGTTGCAGTTTATCCAAAAGTATTTTTGATTTGATTTTAGGATTTGCCTGATTGCAGGATTTCATTTTTAGATTGCACTGGTTTTAGGAGATTGATTTCTCCGATTGTTTAATAAAAAAAAGTCCCATAGTTCAACCTATGGGACTTTTTTATAATGTATTATTTTATCTGAGTAATTTCAATCGATGAAATCATAAAGTAAATCAGTGAAATCCTATCATTAATAAGCTTCAGACACTACTTCGGTAACACCCGGTACCATACGTTTAAGCAGGTTTTCAATACCGGCTTTCAGGGTTACGGTTGATGACGGGCAACCGCTGCATGAACCGCGAAGCTCAACAGTAACCACACCTTCATCAAATGATTTGTAGGTAATAGCACCGCCATCCTGCTCAACAGCCGGGCGAACGTAATCATTCAGTATTTGCTGTATTTTTATTTCGGTGTCGGTACCTTCAAAGTCAACTTCTTCATGCGCTTCGGCTTTAACAACAAGTTCTGATTCAACCGCACCTTTTACGAATTCTTTTAATATAGGCTCTATGTCGGCCCAGTCAGTACCTTCTGTTTTGGTAACGGTAACAAAGTTGCTGGCGAAAAACACGCCGTTTACAAACGAGAATTTATATAGCTCTTTTGCAAAGGTCGAAGTTTCGGCGCTTTCTTTGGTAGGGTAGTCCACACTGCCGTTTATCAGCAACTTGTTCACAATGAACTTCATGGTTGCCGGGTTTGGCGTAGCTTCGGTATATACGTTGATATTCATTTCTTTCGAGATTGTTATTTGTATTAATAACAAATTTAAACAGCTTTTTTGGTAAAAAAGCAAACCAATTTAGTTATGACCGCTTAATGACTTTGATAATTTTGTTTATATCCCTGTATAATTTGATGGCGTTATCTGTTTAAGTTCTGCCTTTACGCTATCGTTAACATCCAAAGTATCTACAAACGCCGCAATTGTTTCAGCGTTTACATGGGTGTTGGTGCGGGTTAGTTCTTTTAGTGCTTCGTAAGGGTTAGGGTAGGCTTCACGGCGTAAAATGGTTTGTATAGCCTCGGCAACTACCGCCCAATTCGCTTCGAGATCGGCATTGATAGCGGCCTCATTAAGCAATAATTTGTTCAAACCTTTTACAGTCGATTTAATAGCGATCAGGGTATGCGCCACCGGCACGCCGATGTTACGCAGAACGGTACTGTCTGTTAAATCGCGTTGCAGGCGGGAGATTGGTAGTTTTGCAGCCAGATGTTCAAACAGCGCATTCGCTATGCCCAGGTTACCTTCCGAGTTTTCAAAGTCGATAGGGTTTACCTTATGCGGCATAGCCGATGACCCAACTTCGCCGGCTTTGATCTTTTGCTTAAAATAATTCATGGATATGTAGGTCCACATATCACGGTCAAGGTCGATCAGGATGTTGTTGATACGCTTTAGCGCATCGCATTGCGCGGCAAAATTATCATAGTGCTCAATCTGCGTAGTGTACTGCGAGCGGCTCAAGCCTAAAATATTATCAACAAAATTATTTCCGAAAGCTTTCCAGTCTATAGCCGGGTAAGCGATGTTGTGCGCGTTAAAATTGCCGGTAGCGCCCCCAAATTTAGCGGAAAATGGTACCTGCTGCAGTTGCGCCAGCTGCTTTTCAATACGCTCTACAAATACATCGATCTCTTTACCCAAGCGGCTTGGCGACGCAGGCTGACCATGGGTATGTGCCAGCATGGGTATATTTTGCCATTCGGCGGCATAGTTTTTTAGCGTATCTACAAGCTTGTTTATGGCAGGGTAATAGCTTTCGGTAAGTGCCAGTTTAAACGAGTAAGGTATGGCCGTATTATTTATATCCTGCGAGGTAAGGCCAAAGTGTATAAATTCTTTATATTGTTCAATACCTAATTCGTCAAACTTTTGCTTAATAAAGTACTCAACCGCCTTTACGTCATGGTTGGTAGTTTTCTCTATTTGCTTGATGCTTTCGGCATCGGCTTCGCTGAAGTTGTTATAAATGTCGCGCAGTTTACCAGATAACGATCTGTCAAAATCGGCCAGTTGAGGCAGCGGGTGCTCATATAAGGCGATGAAATACTCAATCTCAACAAATACCCTGTATTTAATTAAAGCATATTCAGAAAAATAAGCGGCAAGTCCGGCGGTTGTGTTACGGTACCTGCCATCAACAGGTGATATAGCTGATAAAGCGTTAAGCTGCATAGTAAATAAATTTTTCGCAAAGATACTTTTTACCGCACACTTAATCTCAATACGGCGCAATCAATTATTACGGCAAGCTAATAGTAAGTTAATGTATCTGCCAGTCAATAGTATTTTTGCCTTTTTTTACAAGAATCTCATTGGTTTTAGAGAAATGTCTGCAACCAAAAAAGCCGCTGTCGGCCGAGTATGGCGAGGGGTGGGCAGCTTTTAGTATATGGTGTTTACCTGCATCAATCAGTTCAGCTTTTGCTTGAGCAAACTTACCCCATAGTAAAAATACGATACCTTCCTTTTGTTCGGATATAGTTTTGATCACCGTGTCGGTAAATATCTCCCAACCCTTTTTTTGGTGTGAGCCAGGGCTACCCGCGCGCACGGTAAGCGTGGCGTTCAGCATCATTACTCCCTGTTCGGCCCATTCCGTCAGTTCACCATGCGTCGGTATTGCAAAACCCGGAATATCTGTCACCAGCTCCTTGTAAATGTTTTTAAGTGATGGCGGAGGATTTATCCCTTTTTGTACAGAAAATGACAACCCATGTGCCTGATGCGCTCCATGATATGGGTCCTGACCAAGTATAACAACTTTCAACTTATCAAAAGGTGTTTTGTTAAATGCGTTGAATATATCACTGTTTTTTGGATAGACGGTTTGCCCGCTTTCTTTTTCTGATTTCAAAAATTCGCGAAGCTTAACCATGTAGTCTTTTTGAAACTCGCCGCCCAAAACATTCAGCCACGAAGGCTCTAAATCTATCGCCATAAATATTGTTTGCAGATGTTGATTAAGAGTGCAAATAAACGGATATTTGCGCTTCAAATTGTTATATTACAAATTATGTCAAATATTGTTCGCTTAGTTATAGCGTGTGTAATAATGGGTGCAGGTGTAACACTGTGCGCATTTGGCTTTTGGGGCTGGGGTATACCATTGTTTATATTTGGTGGCCTGGTATTACTCACCTTCTTTTTTAACGAGAATATGATTATCGCGCAATATTTTTTGCGTAAAGAAAATACCGAAAAAGCCGAGCAGTGGCTTGGCAAGATCACCGATTATGAGAAACAACTGCACCGCAAACAGCATGGTTACTACAACCTGCTGGTGGGCTTGATCGAGTCGCGCAAAGCGCCATTAAAATCAGAGAAGTTTTTTAAGAAGGCATTATCACTGGGTATGGGCATGTCGCACAATATCGCATTAGCTAAACTTAGCCTGGCCGGCATAGCTATGGCAAAACGCAACAAGCGCGAAGCGCAGATGTATTTGCAGGAAGCCTCGAAAGAAGATAAGAATAAGTTGCTTGCGGATCAGATAAAAATGATGAAAGCGCAGATGGCGCAAATGGATAAGCAACAGGTAGTACGTGGTGGCTACCGCCAGTTCTAAGATATTATCAAATCAGAGAAAAAATAAAAGCGGTACAAATTATTGTATCGCTTTTATTTTTCGTCAATAGTGCTGAAGTAGCCCGGTTCTGATGCGCTGCCTTGTATGGGCATATAGCGACGTTCAGGAAACCTGAAATCATCTTCCGTAGGGTTTGAAACCTCAACCATTTTTAATATATTCCTGATCAGCGACAAATCAAATGTGCTCTTGTTTAATTTGATCAGGTACTCGTTTTCAGTTATCTCAAGGATTGAACCAGTCATAGTCTTTCTTATTTGCTATATTAACCATAAAGCTAAACAAGTGTTTCGGTACGAAAGTTTTATGAATTTTAACATTTCGTTAAAAAAATGTTATCAACGAAGGTGTAAAATATAAAAGGGCGGTAATTTGTTTAAAATTGCCGCCCTGCTAATTCAAATTTTGTAGGTCGTTATCTTCTGCAGATTCTTGAAATCAGGTTCAGAATAATTACGCGAACCAAGCCATCACCTCTTCCTTAGTTGGCATAGGTATATCAAGCTTCATTTTTTTACGCATACCGCCCATATCGTTATAAACCTTGTTTGGATTGGCTGCCTTTAGTTCTTCTACAGTTTTAAAGCCCATGTTATTTAACACCTGCACCCACACTTCAGGAACTCCAATCTTCACAAAATCTTCAACTGTAGAAACTTTTGCTTTCTTCTCAGGGCGCATCTGCGGAAAGAATAATACTTCCTGGATGGTGCTTTGGTTGGTCATCAGCATCACCAAGCGGTCAATACCAATACCCAGGCCCGATGTTGGCGGCATACCATATTCCAGGGAACGTAAAAAGTCATCGTCCATAGCCATCGCTTCCTCATCACCACGACCGGCCAATATAAGTTGCTCCTCAAAACGCTCACGCTGATCTATCGGGTCATTTAATTCAGAATACGCGTTGCCTATCTCTTTGCCATTCACAAACAACTCGAAGCGCTCAACAAGGCCATCCTTGCTGCGGTGCTTTTTGGCAAGTGGCGTCATCTCGATAGGGTAGTCGGTAATAAAGGTTGGCTGTATTAGGTTGGCTTCTACCTTTGCACTAAATATTTCATCAATCAGTTTACCCTTACCCATTGATTCATCCACTTCGATTTCCAGATCAGCACATACCTTGCGTAAACCTGCCTCATCCATTTGCGATACATCAATGCCGGTGTATTTCAAAATCGAATCATACATCGATAGCTTCTCGTACGGGCCTGCAAAGTTGATCTCGTTGGCGCCAACCTGTACGCTGGTAATACCATGTACGGCTTTTGCAACGATTTCTAAACATTCTTCAAGCATGCCCATCATCCACACATAATCCTTGTAGGCAACGTAAATCTCCATTGCGGTATATTCCGGGTTGTGGGTGCGGTCCATACCCTCGTTACGGAACATCTTGCCAAATTCATACACCCCATCAAAACCTGCTACAATCAGCCTTTTCAGGTAAAGCTCGTTAGCTATACGCAGGTACAAAGGCATATCAAGCGTGTTATGGTGCGTCATGAAAGGCCTTGCAGCCGCGCCACCATGTATTGATTGCAGGATCGGGGTTTCAACCTCCATCCAGCCTTGCGCGTTAAAATAATTACGCATGGTGCTGATCACTTTTGAGCGGTTGATGAAGATCTGCTTAAAGTCCGGGTTTACGGTCAGATCCACATAGCGCTGGCGGTAACGCAGCTCAGGGTCGGTAAAGCCATCATATATATTGCCTTCCTCGTCGCGCTTAACCACAGGTAGCGGTTTCAACGATTTTGAAAGGATGGTCAACTCTTGTGTATGTACTGATATTTCGCCGGTTTGGGTCAGAAATACAAAGCCTTTAACGCCAACGTAGTCGCCAATATCAAGCAATTTTTTGAATACGGTATTGTATAAGGTCTTGTCCTCATCAGGGCAAATATCATCACGTTTGATGTAAACCTGCACGCGGCCGGTTGTATCCTGTATCTCAAAAAACGATGCGCTGCCCATAATACGGCGCGTCATGATACGGCCGGCAATGGTCACCTGTTTATAAGCATCGGGGTTGCTGCTAAAATTTTCGTTAATGTCCTTAGCCCAGGCGGTAACCTTGTATTCTTCGGCCGGGTAGGGGTCAATACCTAAATCGCGTAGATCCTGTAACGATTTGCGACGTAAAATTTCCTGTTCGGATAGCGCAATGCTCATAGTAAAAAGGTGTTTTTATTAAGGCTGCAAAAATAGGTATTTTTTATGTAAGGGCGTATTAAACGGCTAACCTTATATTAAACAATAAATTCGGTAACAATAAACCGATTAATAATTACTTTTGCACTCCAAAATTATACTGTACATGACAGCTAACGAGATACGCAAAGCTTTTCTTGATTTTTTTGCTTCTAAAGGCCATACCATTGTGCCTTCGGCACCTATCGTAGTTAAAAACGACCCTACACTGATGTTCACCAACGCGGGTATGAACCAGTTTAAGGATATATTTTTAGGTGAGGCACCGGCGAAAAGCTCACGCGTGGTTGATACCCAGCGTTGCCTGCGTGTATCGGGCAAGCATAATGATCTGGAAGAGGTGGGTATTGATACTTATCACCATACCATGTTTGAGATGCTGGGCAACTGGAGCTTTGGCGATTACTTTAAAAAGGATGCCATTGCCTGGAGCTGGGAACTGCTGACCGAAGTATATAAGTTACCCAAAGATCGCCTTTACGTAACCTACTTTGAGGGTGACCAAAAGGAAGGTTTGGAAACCGATACCGAAACGCTGGAACTTTGGAAACAGTATGTTGACGAAAGCCATATACTGCCCGGCAACAAAAAAGATAACTTTTGGGAAATGGGCGAAACCGGTCCGTGCGGACCCTGCTCAGAGATTCACTTCGACAGTAGGCCTGATAACGAACGTGTCGAAGTGGATGGCGCCAAGCTGGTAAATGCCGACCACGATCAGGTGATTGAGATATGGAACAACGTATTTATGCAGTTTAACCGCCTTAAGGATAGTTCGCTGCAACCGCTACCGGCAAAGCATGTGGATACAGGCATGGGCTTTGAACGTTTGGTGCGTGTGCTGCAAGGCAAAACTTCTAATTATGATACCGATATTTTTCAACCGCTGATTCAGTTTATTGCTGATAAAAGTGGCAAGCAATATAACGCTGCTGCAAAACCAGGCGAAGAGGGTTGGAATGAAGCTGTTGCCATGCGAGTGTTAGCTGATCATATTCGTGCTATTAGTTTCGCTATAGCAGATGGACAACTACCATCTAATAATAAAGCTGGCTATGTTATCCGCAGGATATTACGCCGCGCGGTGCGTTACTCATACCAATATTTAGGTTTTAAAGATCCGTTCATCAATCAACTAGTGCCTTTACTCGCTGAGCAATTCAAGAGTGTTTTCGATGAATTGTGGGAACAAAAGGATTTTGTGCAGAAGGTAGTTTTGGAAGAAGAAATATCTTTTTTGAGAACGTTAGATAGAGGATTGCAAAAAATCTATACTTATATTTTTGAGCAAGATGCTGTTGGAGTGCCAAGCTTGGATTATTTGAGTGAGCATGACGATAGTTCAACAATCGATGCAAAGAATTATTTCATTAATAATCCTGAGAATTTAAAACACCGCATAATAAGCTATTATGGAGATGTTAAACCAAGTATAGATGGAAAGACAGCGTTTGAGTTATTTGATTCGAACGGGTTTCCTCTTGATTTAACTAAATTAATAGCATCGGATTTTGGGTTTACGGTTGATGAGCATGATTTTAATGTATATCTCCAAGAACAAAAAAATCGTTCCCGCGCTGCAACCGCCATTGATACCGGCGACTGGATCGTATTAAAACAAGATGATTCGGTAGAGTTTGTTGGTTATGATGAAACCGAGGCTGTTGCCCATGTGGTAAAATACCGCAAGGTTACGGCTAAGGGTAAGGAGCAATACCAAATTGTTTTGGATAAAACGCCTTTCTACGCCGAGAGCGGTGGCCAGGTAGGCGATAAGGGCGAACTGGTTTTTCCGGATGGGGAGATCGTGTATGTAACCGATACCAAGAAAGAGAACGGCCTGACCGTTCATTTTACCGATACATTGCCCGAGGGTATCAGTGATGCGTTAACCGCCATTGTTGAACCTGCTTTGCGCCATAGCAGCGAGAGCAACCACTCGGCTACACACTTACTGCACGCCGCGCTTAAACAAGTTTTGGGTACGCACGTAAACCAAAAAGGCTCACTGGTTAATGCCGATTACCTGCGTTTCGATTTCTCGCACTTCGCTAAGGTGACCGACGAGGAGATAGCACAGATAGAAGCGATAGTCAACGCCAAAATACGCGAGAACATCAATCTGAAAGAAGAACGTAACGTGCCGTATCAGCAAGCCTTAAATAGTGGTGTAACCGCCCTGTTTGGCGAGAAGTATGGCGATTATGTACGCGTTATTACTTTTGACGATGATTTCAGCAAGGAACTTTGCGGTGGTACACACGTAAACGCAACCGGGCAAATAGGTTTTTTTAAAATAACCAGCGAAAGCGCCGTTGCCGCGGGCGTGCGCCGCATTGAGGCCATTACCGGCATAGCTGCTGAGAATTACATCAATGCGCAAAGCCTGCTGATCAATCAATTGAAAGAGCTGCTTAAAAACCCGAAGGATATTACCAAAAGCATCGAAAGCTTGATTAGCGAAAATGCCGGACTGAAAAAGGAACTCGAGAAAAGCGTACTCGAGAAAGCTGCCGGCTTAAAGGATGATCTGGCTAAAACAGCCGAAAATATAAATGGCATCAATTTCATCGCCCAAAAAGTGGCTTTACCTAATGCGGATGCAATCAAGAATTTAGCTTACAACCTAAAGGATATAGTCAACGATTTGTTCCTGGTTTTAGCTGCTGATATTGACGGCAAACCAAGCCTTACTGTGATGATAGCGGAAAACCTGGTAAAAGATAAAGGCCTGAACGCGGGCAAGATTGTTGGTGAACTTGCAAAAGAAATCGAAGGGCGTGGCGGCGGTCAGCCATTCTACGCTATGGCCGGT
This Mucilaginibacter defluvii DNA region includes the following protein-coding sequences:
- the alaS gene encoding alanine--tRNA ligase, whose translation is MTANEIRKAFLDFFASKGHTIVPSAPIVVKNDPTLMFTNAGMNQFKDIFLGEAPAKSSRVVDTQRCLRVSGKHNDLEEVGIDTYHHTMFEMLGNWSFGDYFKKDAIAWSWELLTEVYKLPKDRLYVTYFEGDQKEGLETDTETLELWKQYVDESHILPGNKKDNFWEMGETGPCGPCSEIHFDSRPDNERVEVDGAKLVNADHDQVIEIWNNVFMQFNRLKDSSLQPLPAKHVDTGMGFERLVRVLQGKTSNYDTDIFQPLIQFIADKSGKQYNAAAKPGEEGWNEAVAMRVLADHIRAISFAIADGQLPSNNKAGYVIRRILRRAVRYSYQYLGFKDPFINQLVPLLAEQFKSVFDELWEQKDFVQKVVLEEEISFLRTLDRGLQKIYTYIFEQDAVGVPSLDYLSEHDDSSTIDAKNYFINNPENLKHRIISYYGDVKPSIDGKTAFELFDSNGFPLDLTKLIASDFGFTVDEHDFNVYLQEQKNRSRAATAIDTGDWIVLKQDDSVEFVGYDETEAVAHVVKYRKVTAKGKEQYQIVLDKTPFYAESGGQVGDKGELVFPDGEIVYVTDTKKENGLTVHFTDTLPEGISDALTAIVEPALRHSSESNHSATHLLHAALKQVLGTHVNQKGSLVNADYLRFDFSHFAKVTDEEIAQIEAIVNAKIRENINLKEERNVPYQQALNSGVTALFGEKYGDYVRVITFDDDFSKELCGGTHVNATGQIGFFKITSESAVAAGVRRIEAITGIAAENYINAQSLLINQLKELLKNPKDITKSIESLISENAGLKKELEKSVLEKAAGLKDDLAKTAENINGINFIAQKVALPNADAIKNLAYNLKDIVNDLFLVLAADIDGKPSLTVMIAENLVKDKGLNAGKIVGELAKEIEGRGGGQPFYAMAGGKDVTGIDRALEKAKSFVA